The following is a genomic window from Colletotrichum lupini chromosome 5, complete sequence.
TCCCCCTGCTCTGCTGACAATTGCACACCATCGCTGACTGACTTGGCGACAGATCCGCACTACCGACCAGCAGACGATTCACCTCGTGCTCCGAGACGTCGCAGAACCGCATCGCTCTACGACTCCGACACCGGCACTTGTTCGAGGGTCGAGCCCGGCGCCGCCCACTGCCCATTTTGCAGGCCCTTTTGGCACCACCGGTCAACCCCAACACGTCCATCATCATGGCAGTCAGCCTACAGCTGCGGCCTTTACCAGACGAACGCCTCTGCATCCGACGTCGAACCCTATGCCCTTCCCAGCACCACCCCAAATACCAGCGAACCTGACCCTGCAGCAGCTCCAGCAACTGCAGGCGCAACAGCACCAGAGCATGACGGCCTGGATGAACGGACTTCAACGTGAGGCTATGAACAGGGCCATGGCTCACCAGCAGATCAATCAGAATCAGGCTATGAGAGCGTCTATGGGTATGCATGGCGTTGGCGACACACCGGCGGCGGTCCCCAATCCTGTGGAACCCACTCGTGGACGCGCGAGCCCGCTTAGCAATCCTGAAGGGCACACGTATGTGCGAGAGGGCCTCATGCCGAACGGACAGACGTATCGCGTAACGGTCAACGAGACCTTCCTCGCTGGCCAATTGAATGTTCAGCAGCCGGGCAGTCAAGGCACCTCGACGCCTCTGTCCACTGCTGACGTCCAGACCATCTTGAGGGCCGCTGACAGCAACCAAGCAACATTGGCCATGACCAACGCGATGCAGAGGAGCGCCTCAAGCACATCTCTTGCCAATGGAGGCTCATCTGTTGGCGTCACTACTCCTTACTACCCAACCCCTGGATCCAGAGCCAGCAGTAGGCGGCCTACCCCTGATCCTACCGCTCGCTCAGTCAGCGGCGGCAGCAGACATTCTACAAACGCTCAACAGCAAGCACCGTCCGGTCCTGAGGTTTATATCTTGTCTTCGCCTCAAGGTCCTCGTGCTCTATTGATCAACAACGCCACGGACTCGTACTACACTCCAAGAGGGCAGCCCCACACTACCTCCACCCTTCACCAAACCGCCTCTGCGCTCGCGAGAATGCGAGGTCGCCCTCAACATGTTGCCTGGCCAGGAGCCTTTGTAACTCCACCACCTCATCACGAAGAACAGCAACCAGCACATCAAGCCGAACCTCAACCGCAggtgcagcagcagcaccagcCTGAGGCACAACCGCCCCTGCATCAGCCTCAGGGACAGCCTGCCGCAGCAGCAGTGCCTGCCCACCCCAACAACCCGGGTATCGCTCCGCTCATTGCGCAAGTGTGGCCGCACTTTTGGCTGGTAGTTAGGCTTGCCCTCTTTGTGTGGTGGTTTACTTCGCCCAACGCCGGCTGGTCTAGGTGGATCACTGTGATTTCAATCGCGATCAGCATCTTTGTTCTGAACACTGGACTTCTAAACAATTACTTTGACCAGGCTGTGGGACCAGTCAGACGTCACATGGAGAATCTGCTACCCCTAGCTGCGCCGAATAATGTCAATGAGCCTGTCCGTCCCCGAGACGACCAGGCCGTGGTTGGACGCGATGGTCAACCTGATCCGACACGAGCAGCTGCCAGGCTGGTAGCTCAGCGCAGACACGACAATGCGAACTGGTTGATGGATCAAGTGCGGCGGCTCGAGAGAGCTGGTCTTCTCTTCCTGGCTAGTATTGCACCAGGTGTTGCGGAGCGCCATATTGCTCATCTTGAAGCCGAAGCCCGCGCCGAGCGTCAGAGAAGGGAGGAAGCggaggctgctgctgccgctgcgGCAGAGGCCGCGGCCAACCCTGAGA
Proteins encoded in this region:
- a CDS encoding ubiquitin family protein, giving the protein MASEASSSAAPSAPEATSEHLSVNLQVLSPSTAATSSRPLVFPGLAATTTVRQLKEKIRQALPLKPTDAQQRLIYRGRPLAQDGDTLLTVLGEEVIRTTDQQTIHLVLRDVAEPHRSTTPTPALVRGSSPAPPTAHFAGPFGTTGQPQHVHHHGSQPTAAAFTRRTPLHPTSNPMPFPAPPQIPANLTLQQLQQLQAQQHQSMTAWMNGLQREAMNRAMAHQQINQNQAMRASMGMHGVGDTPAAVPNPVEPTRGRASPLSNPEGHTYVREGLMPNGQTYRVTVNETFLAGQLNVQQPGSQGTSTPLSTADVQTILRAADSNQATLAMTNAMQRSASSTSLANGGSSVGVTTPYYPTPGSRASSRRPTPDPTARSVSGGSRHSTNAQQQAPSGPEVYILSSPQGPRALLINNATDSYYTPRGQPHTTSTLHQTASALARMRGRPQHVAWPGAFVTPPPHHEEQQPAHQAEPQPQVQQQHQPEAQPPLHQPQGQPAAAAVPAHPNNPGIAPLIAQVWPHFWLVVRLALFVWWFTSPNAGWSRWITVISIAISIFVLNTGLLNNYFDQAVGPVRRHMENLLPLAAPNNVNEPVRPRDDQAVVGRDGQPDPTRAAARLVAQRRHDNANWLMDQVRRLERAGLLFLASIAPGVAERHIAHLEAEARAERQRREEAEAAAAAAAEAAANPENNTENQNNDETNETSGRNDTEEGENEVQRETHGGDQRRAEEQQPLLAL